The Mangifera indica cultivar Alphonso chromosome 19, CATAS_Mindica_2.1, whole genome shotgun sequence nucleotide sequence TCCCATGATTAGCGACACATGTATGTTTCTTGCTACAGCAAAGGAGATTTGGGACTTCGTTCGCCGCACATATTCGAAGGCCCGTGATGCTGCTCAAGTGTACGATATCAAGGTCAAAACTACAGCTACCAAGCAAGGAGACAGGTCTGTTATAGAGTATGCAAACCTACTACAAAATTTGTGGCAAGAACTCGATCATTACCGAGTTTTCGAGATGAAATGCCCTGAGGATGCTGCTATCTTGAAGAACTTCATTGAAAAAGACCGTGTCTATGATTTTTTGGTTGGATTGAATCCTGAATTTGATCAAGTTAGGTTACAAATCCTTGGCAAGGAAGACACACCATCTCTAGAAAAGACAATTTCATTGATTCGAGCAGAAGAAAGCCGAAGGAGTGTTATGCTTGAACCACAAACTATGGAAGGGTCAGCCTTAGTAGCAAAAATAGATCATCAAGAGAAAGGAAAGAATGATTTGCCTAAATACCCAGGGAGAGAAAACCAATGGAAGgagaacaaaaataatctctGGTGCACCCATTGCAAGAAACCAAGGCACACAAAAGAGAAATGTTGGAAGTTGATTGGTAAGCCACCAAGCCGAGAGTGGGGAAATCGTGGGGGGCAGCAGAGGCCTCTAGCACACATGGCAGAGCAGAAAAAAACCGAAGAAAATTCTGCAACAGGGGGGTTCAACAGTGAAGAAATTGAGAAGCTAAGAAGTTTGTTGGGGTCTCTTAAGAAGCCTTCTGGAGCTTGTTCTTTGGCTCTTTCAGGTAAACTTTCATTTCCTCTTTGCATGAATgtctcaaataaattttatatcaattcttGGATAATAGACTCTGGTGCTACAGACCATATGACCCCCACATCTCAACTCTACCATACCTATACCCTATGCCCAAgtaatagaaaaattgtaatAGCCAATGGTTCATTAACTACTGTTGCAGGATTCGGAGATATACATATCACACCTACCCTTATCCTTAAAAATGTCCTCCATGTACCAAAACTTTCGACCAACCTTGTTTCCGTTCAAAAGCTTACCTATGATCTTAAAtgttatgcaatttttttcccttcttattGTGTTTTTCAGGATCAGGGCACGAGGAGGAGGATTGGACTTGCTAAGGAAAGAAATGGCCTTTACTACCTTGAATCATCTCAAATGGGTAGGaataatttgtctttgtcttttctcAATTCCTTGAATAAAAATACCATTTGGTTGTATCACCTACGCCTAGGTCATCcatcttttagggttttaaaagtCATGTTTCCTCATTTGTTCCAAAGATTAGATATTTCTGAGTTTCATTGTGACATTTGTGAATTGGCAAAACACACTCGTGTATCTTTTCCGATTAGCAATAAAAGAAGTTCTCATCCTTTCCATTTGATTCATAATGACATATGGGGTCTTTCTACTATACCTAATGTTTCTGGAGCTCGTTGGTTTGTATCCTTAATTGATGATTGCACTGGGGTTACATGGCTCTTTCTTctgaaacaaaaatcaaatgttaGCATTGTTATACCTAATTTCCACTCAATGGTTCAAAACCAATTTGgggttaaaataaaaagctttaGAACAGACAATGCTAGAGACTACTTCAACCAGATTTTGTCACCCTACTTTCGTTCACAGGGCATTATCCATGATTCATCATGTGTCAAcacacctcaacaaaatgggaTTGCTGAAAGGAAAAATGGGCATTTACTTAATACCACCCAAGCTTTACTTTTTCAAGGAAATGTTCCTAAATCCTATTGGGGAGAGGCCGTTCTTACTGCCACATACATGATAAATAGACTTCCCTCACGTGTGTTAGACAACAAAAGTCCTATAGAGATCCTTAATAGTTTCTATCCTCACTTCAGAACCTCTA carries:
- the LOC123203259 gene encoding uncharacterized protein LOC123203259 — its product is MDPMISDTCMFLATAKEIWDFVRRTYSKARDAAQVYDIKVKTTATKQGDRSVIEYANLLQNLWQELDHYRVFEMKCPEDAAILKNFIEKDRVYDFLVGLNPEFDQVRLQILGKEDTPSLEKTISLIRAEESRRSVMLEPQTMEGSALVAKIDHQEKGKNDLPKYPGRENQWKENKNNLWCTHCKKPRHTKEKCWKLIGKPPSREWGNRGGQQRPLAHMAEQKKTEENSATGGFNSEEIEKLRSLLGSLKKPSGACSLALSGSGHEEEDWTC